One window of the Candidatus Jettenia sp. genome contains the following:
- a CDS encoding BatD family protein, with product MVIVINRQHALSSTLLIFIVFVYTLIPLKNAAFAHESDNIGKLALPEATANVDKSEVMIGDKITLKVHVKYKDSITIQFPEFDQQIGVFTVKGSGVVEGPRKDRDGYSLVERSYILSSYEIGRATIPSLKINYKGAQGEGEVTTNEVTIDVKGVIKEEETVTDIKDIIPPIEIPTNYKRFMYWVFVGLGGLFIAGILYRFFHKMKKRQTTQEQEYRKRTPHEVAYELLERLLKEDLVGKGLTKEYYYRITDILRHYIEDRFGLLAPERTTEEFLAEMAHTNRLEDSHKRLIREFLEHADMVKYAKYGPSNVEVKEAYERAKRLVDETKERLEEEVVI from the coding sequence ATGGTTATAGTTATAAACAGGCAACATGCACTCAGTAGTACCCTATTGATTTTCATAGTATTTGTATATACACTGATACCGTTAAAGAATGCAGCTTTTGCCCATGAATCGGACAATATCGGAAAGTTAGCTTTGCCAGAAGCCACAGCAAATGTGGATAAATCTGAGGTAATGATTGGCGATAAAATAACGTTGAAAGTTCACGTAAAGTACAAGGATTCTATTACGATACAATTTCCTGAGTTTGATCAACAAATCGGGGTATTTACGGTAAAAGGATCAGGGGTGGTTGAAGGACCAAGAAAGGATCGCGATGGATACTCTCTGGTTGAACGAAGTTATATACTGAGTTCATATGAGATTGGACGTGCAACAATTCCATCATTGAAAATAAACTATAAGGGCGCTCAGGGTGAAGGCGAGGTTACTACGAATGAAGTGACGATTGATGTTAAAGGGGTTATAAAAGAAGAAGAGACAGTAACCGATATAAAAGATATTATTCCACCGATAGAGATACCTACGAATTACAAACGATTCATGTATTGGGTTTTTGTGGGACTCGGCGGGCTGTTTATTGCTGGCATTCTTTATAGATTTTTCCATAAAATGAAAAAAAGGCAAACAACGCAGGAACAAGAATACAGAAAAAGAACTCCACACGAGGTTGCCTATGAATTGCTGGAACGGTTATTAAAAGAGGATTTAGTTGGCAAAGGATTAACCAAGGAGTATTATTATCGTATAACAGATATCCTGCGGCATTATATTGAGGACCGGTTTGGCTTGTTGGCACCAGAACGAACAACGGAAGAGTTCCTCGCAGAAATGGCGCATACGAATAGGCTGGAAGATAGCCACAAAAGATTAATTCGTGAATTTCTTGAACACGCTGACATGGTTAAATATGCAAAGTATGGGCCATCTAACGTAGAGGTTAAAGAGGCTTATGAGAGAGCGAAACGATTAGTCGATGAAACAAAAGAACGTTTAGAAGAGGAGGTAGTTATCTGA